A stretch of the Capsicum annuum cultivar UCD-10X-F1 chromosome 10, UCD10Xv1.1, whole genome shotgun sequence genome encodes the following:
- the LOC107843970 gene encoding U5 small nuclear ribonucleoprotein 40 kDa protein translates to MQTESALSVIGPRPMELSTVLPSGPQGLGTNGKPRTSSLESPIMLLSGHQSAVYTMKFNPAGTIIASGSHDKEIFLWNVHGDCKNFMVLKGHKNAVLDVQWTTDGSTIVSASPDKTVRAWDVETGKQIKKMAEHSSFVNSCCPARRGPPLIVSGSDDGTAKLWDMRQRGAIQTFPDKFQITAVSFSDASDKICTGGIDNDVKLWDLRRCEVTMTLQGHHDTITGMQLSPDGSYLLTNAMDCTLRIWDMRPYAPQNRCVKILEGHQHNFEKNLLKCSWSPDGSKVTAGSSDRMVYVWDTTSRRILYKLPGHTGSVNECVFHPNEPIIGSCSSDKQIYLGEI, encoded by the coding sequence ATGCAAACTGAAAGTGCTTTGTCAGTTATTGGCCCAAGGCCGATGGAGTTGTCTACGGTGCTTCCTAGCGGTCCCCAAGGACTTGGAACAAACGGAAAACCACGGACATCTAGCTTGGAGTCACCAATTATGTTGCTTTCTGGACATCAAAGTGCAGTATATACTATGAAGTTCAATCCTGCAGGTACAATCATTGCATCTGGTTCACATGACAAAGAAATCTTTCTTTGGAATGTACATGGTGATTGCAAGAATTTTATGGTCTTGAAAGGGCACAAAAATGCAGTTCTTGATGTTCAATGGACTACTGATGGATCAACAATAGTATCAGCTAGCCCTGATAAGACTGTTAGGGCGTGGGACGTTGAAACAgggaaacaaataaagaaaatggcTGAACATTCCTCATTTGTGAATTCATGCTGCCCCGCTCGGAGGGGCCCTCCTCTTATTGTCAGCGGATCTGATGATGGCACTGCTAAACTTTGGGATATGCGCCAAAGAGGAGCCATACAAACATTTCCAGACAAATTTCAAATTACTGCCGTCAGTTTCTCTGATGCCTCCGATAAGATCTGCACAGGTGGCATTGACAATGATGTGAAATTGTGGGATTTACGAAGGTGTGAAGTAACTATGACCCTTCAGGGCCATCATGATACTATAACTGGTATGCAGCTGAGTCCTGATGGGTCTTATCTTCTTACTAATGCGATGGACTGCACACTGCGCATATGGGACATGCGCCCTTATGCCCCCCAAAATCGATGTGTTAAGATCTTGGAAGGCCACCAACACAATTTTGAAAAGAACTTGCTGAAATGCAGTTGGTCGCCTGATGGAAGTAAGGTAACAGCTGGGAGTTCTGatcgcatggtttatgtctggGATACAACATCTAGGCGCATCCTGTATAAGCTCCCTGGACACACTGGTTCTGTTAATGAATGTGTTTTTCATCCTAATGAACCAATTATTGGATCTTGCAGTAGTGATAAACAGATCTATCTTGGTGAGATTTGA